The Anoplopoma fimbria isolate UVic2021 breed Golden Eagle Sablefish chromosome 5, Afim_UVic_2022, whole genome shotgun sequence genome contains a region encoding:
- the cfap119 gene encoding coiled-coil domain-containing protein 189, translating into MDTKTKVPQAVKAKVMLWTDVSYHEMEEIGKIQSIPDLESALCSVFGVVLPEPKRGVLLEMYVQTVLFCRKCNFKKEQSSALLSIIKSIHEVNIENPLNNIEQCFKYCKDLLLCHSVRRPPFSINLFSSEEVECIFKYIHNSYLRHYKLYKYIFTPQVKLDLSLTYSETQDQDEPTMEDSSAPDIENVIEKETEAAPKTDSSPQIQEASIEEPEGATLGIQSELKALIEKEVREQMVLVSGQLDQRMKDIADQHNSALDSPMPNHKVKK; encoded by the exons atggatacgAAAACAAAG GTACCACAGGCCGTGAAAGCTAAAGTGATGCTATG GACAGATGTAAGCTACCATGAAATGGAGGAGATAGGCAAAATACAGTCCATTCCTGATCTGGAGAG TGCTTTATGCAGTGTGTTTGGAGTCGTCCTCCCTGAACCAAAAAGAGGAGTTCTGCTGGAGATGTATGTACAAACTGTGCTTTTTTGCAGAAAGTGCAactttaaaaaggaacaaagcTCGGCTCTCTTGTCCATCATCAAGTCCATCCATGAGGTTAACATTG AAAATCCACTCAACAACATAGAACAGTGTTTCAAATACTGCAAGGATCTACTTCTCTGTCACTCAGTCAGG CGCCCCCCCTTCAGTATCAACCTGTTTAGCTCTGAGGAGGTGGAATGTATATTTAAGTACATCCATAACAGCTATCTGAGACACTACAAACTctacaaatatattttcaccCCACAG GTAAAACTTGATTTATCTCTGACTTACTCTGAGACCCAAGATCAGGATGAACCCACCATGGAAGATTCATCTGCTCCAG ACATTGAAAATGTgattgaaaaagaaacagaagcagcCCCCAAGACAGACAGCTCTCCTCAAATACAAGAAGCATCCATCGAAGAACCAGAGGGAGCCACACTCG GTATACAATCAGAACTGAAGGCACTGATCGAGAAAGAGGTCAGAGAGCAGATGGTGCTTGTGTCTGGACAACTAGATCAGCGAATGAAAGACATTGCAGATCAGCACAACAGTGCACTAGATTCACCAATGCCCAACCACAAGGTCAAAAAATAA
- the si:dkey-220f10.4 gene encoding tubby protein homolog, giving the protein MEDPDMRQQKLDNQRTLLMKKQQKKRADSQMVVANRDARQRSRKHKAARSDETPLLIHQSLSNASLSDQVEHAHDNPLDEITLGECDMKASTTFDEMPSENHVTPKKMSLDIQKEPEVNWEVENDGQAEGKKTKKKEGKKDKAKQTEQNDEKEKEKKEKKTKKKEKVKESDDQQKTNKTTKQERKKNHLQEVSSQEFQLPTTEGTESVVEVESPKKNKRDESDNEEGTQRPVLQSPKKKKQLDTSRCQISEESKEDEPQEKVKKEKKTKKAEKTKQSLASLNTNYRESSSSGSESNERPTSSMSVEDLEKFALRPAPRDVTIQCRVTRDRRGMEKGMYPTYYLHMEKTDGKNVFLMAGRKRKKCKTSNYLISTDPTNLSRETNCYIGKLRSNVLGTKFTVYDGGENPEKKPFIKECESVRQELAAICYETNVLGFKGPRKMTVVIPGMLENDERVSIRPKNESETLLVRHANSHTDKLVTLLNKSPSWNEQTQSYVLNFHGRVTQASVKNFQIIHPDNEDYIVMQFGRVAEDVFSMDYSFPLCALQAFAITLSSFDGKLACE; this is encoded by the exons ATGGAGGACCCCGATATGAGACAACAGAAGCTTGACAATCAG CGAACCCTTTTgatgaaaaagcaacaaaagaagAGGGCTGATTCCCAAATGGTAGTAGCCAATCGGGATGCTCGCCAAAGGAGTCGAAAGCACAAAGCCGCCCGCTCTGATGAAACACCTCTGTTGATCCACCAATCCCTCAGCAACGCTTCCCTGAGTG aTCAAGTTGAACATGCCCATGATAACCCACTGGATGAGATCACATTAGGGGAATGTGACATGAAAGCAAGCACGACATTTGATGAGATGCCTTCAGAGAATCATGTTACTCCCAAGAAAATGAGCTTGGACATTCAGAAAGAGCCTGAGGTAAACTGGGAGGTGGAGAATGATGGTCAGGCGGagggaaaaaagacaaagaagaaagaagggaaaaaagatAAAGCCAAAC AGACGGAACAGAACgatgaaaaggaaaaggagaaaaaggagaaaaaaactaagaagaaagaaaaagtgaaagaatCTGATGACCAACAGAAGACAAACAAGACAACCAAACAAGAGCGGAAAA AGAATCACTTGCAGGAGGTTTCATCCCAGGAGTTTCAACTCCCTACAACCGAGGGGACAGAGTCAGTGGTGGAGGTGGAAAGTCCAAAGAAGAACAAACGTGACGAAAGCGACAATGAAGAAGGGACCCAGAGGCCTGTCCTTCAATCGcctaagaagaaaaaacaactcgACACAT CCAGGTGCCAAATAAGTGAAGAGAGCAAAGAAGATGAACCCCAGGAAAAggtgaaaaaggaaaagaagacaaagaaagccGAAAAAACTAAGCAGAGTCTTGCTTCCCTCAACACCAACTACAGGGAGAGTTCATCTTCAGGCAGTGAATCTAATGAAAGA CCGACATCTTCAATGTCAGTGGAGGATCTTGAGAAGTTTGCTTTGCGTCCAGCCCCCAGAGATGTGACGATCCAGTGTAGGGTCACCAGGGACAGGAGGGGCATGGAAAAGGGCATGTACCCGACGTACTACCTCCACATGGAGAAGACGGATGGCAAAAAT GTTTTCCTAATGGCAGgcagaaaaaggaagaagtgCAAAACATCGAACTATCTCATCTCAACTGACCCGACAAATCTGTCCAGAGAGACAAACTGCTACATAGGGAAACTAAG GTCCAATGTCCTGGGTACAAAGTTCACAGTCTATGATGGAGGTGAAAACCCTGAGAAAAAGCCGTTCATCAAAGAGTGTGAATCAGTGCGGCAAGAGCTGGCAGCAATTTGTTAT GAGACTAATGTGCTGGGATTCAAGGGTCCTAGGAAAATGACAGTGGTCATCCCTGGCATGTTGGAGAACGATGAAAGAGTGTCCATTCGTcccaaaaat GAATCTGAGACTCTATTGGTCCGCCATGCGAACAGCCACACAGACAAACTCGTCACACTGCTGAACAAATCCCCAAGCTGGAACGAACAGACTCAGTCATATGTGCTTAACTTCCACGGTCGTGTCACCCAGGCCTCCGTCAAAAACTTCCAGATCATCCACCCTGACAACG AGGATTACATAGTGATGCAGTTTGGACGTGTGGCAGAGGATGTCTTCTCCATGGATTACAGTTTCCCCTTGTGTGCACTGCAAGCCTTTGCCATCACCCTGTCCTCATTTGATGGTAAACTGGCTTGTGAGTGA
- the LOC129091779 gene encoding interleukin-21 receptor yields the protein MSGSSGLMDCSSQPWLKLLFGFLLVSTNIVCLHGNLITGVDHDIHCVNDYLFTINCSLRIATSPNYSGSNRSYWLTFVETFEKYEFDCMLTKINEDYFCSLKKSQPMPDDALYPGIFMDADSFNISVCHSQNDESKICEQLVVEYEPVENIKPNAPSNLTVSHNSSQHHFTWKSTYKNYETYTGLVRNLKFQLNYYKRGDKHNMLSPEINTDFLYYYLDNRIFDPHTEYAARVRSSPNLASYKGQWSDWSSEVYWKTVSAVKVHTEFPSNILVSGLGKVFIPLCVVVPVFLLLCYAPVKKWRQSAFIPTPAPYFQTLYSDCQGDFKSWVVTQENTADMLKAEETLQIDIFTKCEVVEEEEESQLQFHHQFTEGSIYSNIPDPGCDTSLLGIPYAVSTMAPPSPPGSSHQSLALSSQPGSPAEGDSGCWLEKDSPWYCNEYCTLSTFQQSSPVIEHHGSRSTKCCPTGIIIREANTEA from the exons ATGTCTGGATCGTCTGGTTTGATGGATTGTAGCTCTCAACCGTGGCTGAAGCTGCTGTTCGGGTTTCTGCTTGTATCTACCAACATTGTCTGTCTGCATGGAAATCTTATCACAG GTGTGGACCACGATATTCACTGTGTGAATGATTACCTGTTCACCATCAACTGCTCCCTAAGAATCGCAACATCACCAAACTACTCAGGCAGCAACAGGTCCTACTGGCTCACATTCgtagaaacatttgaaaa ATACGAGTTTGACTGTATGCTGACAAAGATCAATGAGGATTACTTCTGCAGCCTAAAGAAATCCCAACCAATGCCTGATGATGCCTTATATCCTGGGATCTTTATGGATGCAGAtagttttaacatttcagtTTGTCACAGCCAAAATGATGAGTCTAAAATCTGTGAGCAGCTGGTTGTCGAATATGAGCCTGTGGAAAACA TTAAACCAAACGCACCATCCAACCTCACAGTCAGCCACAACTCAAGTCAACACCACTTCACCTGGAAAAGTACCTATAAGAATTATGAGACTTACACCGGTCTTGTTCGCAACCTCAAGTTCCAGCTCAATTACTAcaaaagaggagacaaacaTAAC ATGTTATCGCCTGAAATCAACACAgactttttgtattattatttggaTAATCGGATATTTGATCCACACACGGAGTACGCTGCAAGAGTAAGGTCCAGTCCTAATCTGGCTTCATACAAGGGACAGTGGAGTGACTGGTCCTCAGAGGTTTACTGGAAGACAGTGTCAGCTGTGAAGG TCCATACAGAATTCCCATCAAACATACTTGTTTCTGGACTGGGTAAGGTGTTCATCCCCCTTTGTGTGGTGGTGCCAGTCTTCTTACTTCTCTGCTACGCTCCAGTAAAAAA GTGGAGGCAGAGTGCATTCATCCCAACTCCAGCACCCTATTTCCAGACCCTGTACAGTGACTGCCAGGGTGATTTCAAG AGCTGGGTGGTTacacaagaaaacacagcagacatgCTGAAGGCAGAGGAAACACTCCAAATTGACATCTTTACCAAGTGTGAAGTTGtcgaggaggaagaagagagtcAGCTCCAGTTTCACCACCAGTTCACGGAGGGCAGCATATACAGCAATATACCCGACCCGGGCTGCGACACTTCTCTCCTGGGCATCCCGTACGCCGTGAGCACCATGGCTCCGCCTTCACCTCCAGGGAGCTCTCACCAGAGTCTGGCCCTCAGCTCACAGCCGGGGAGCCCTGCTGAAGGAGACTCAGGGTGTTGGCTGGAGAAGGACTCTCCGTGGTACTGCAATGAGTACTGCACCCTGAGCACCTTTCAGCAGAGCAGTCCAGTCATAGAGCACCATGGGAGCCGTTCAACTAAATGCTGCCCAACAGGGATCATCATAAGGGAGGCCAATACTGAAGCATAA
- the ube2ib gene encoding SUMO-conjugating enzyme UBC9-A, with amino-acid sequence MSGIALSRLAQERKAWRKDHPFGFVAVPTKNPDGTMNLMNWECAIPGKKGTPWEGGLFKLRMLFKDDYPSSPPKCKFEPPLFHPNVYPSGTVCLSILEEDKDWRPAITIKQILLGIQELLNEPNIQDPAQAEAYTIYCQNRVEYEKRVRAQAKKFSPS; translated from the exons ATGTCAGGCATTGCATTGAGCCGGCTTGCACAGGAGCGCAAGGCATGGCGGAAAGACCATCCTTTT GGATTTGTAGCTGTACCAACAAAAAATCCAGATGGAACCATGAATCTCATGAATTGGGAATGTGCTATTCCTGGCAAGAAAGGG ACTCCGTGGGAAGGAGGCTTGTTCAAACTGCGCATGTTGTTCAAGGATGACTATCCTTCTTCACCTCCAAAAT gTAAATTTGAGCCTCCACTCTTTCACCCAAATGTGTATCCATCAGGCACAGTATGCCTATCTATTCTAGAGGAGGACAAGGACTGGAGACCAGCCATCACAATAAAGCAG ATCTTATTAGGTATCCAGGAACTCCTAAATGAACCAAATATCCAGGATCCAGCCCAAGCAGAGGCTTACACAATCTACTG CCAAAACAGAGTAGAATATGAAAAAAGAGTTCGAGCACAAGCCAAAAAATTCTCCCCCTCGTAA